In a single window of the Phaeobacter sp. G2 genome:
- the pstC gene encoding phosphate ABC transporter permease subunit PstC, whose amino-acid sequence MPTFWLVVVLLALTALGFWFGRRRALNSAQGNPRELHSLPVYYGANVAMSVAIPALITLMIWLLAQPLLIENRVSATIPAELIPENTSIGLVMSDVRRLAEGLDEAVLQGVMTKSQSITLNTEASDIRAVLGTVGVALGSEVRPEVLEAAQSYRRLSSVGSTAMTLVCLVLALIGFGLSTLRTTKEFRARNVVERGVLALLILAASLAILTTVGIVLSMLFETINFFGLHAWSDFFFGSTWAPNFRGDSELSMLPLLWGTLYISAIALMVAVPIGLFAAIYLSEYASSTVRSFAKPLLEILAGIPTIVYGLFALLTVGPLLLKLFGQGEDGVLGLSWMTGATSVLTAGVVMGIMLIPFVSSLSDDIINAVPQSLRDGSLGLGATPSETIRQVVLPAALPGIVGAILLAASRAIGETMIVVMGAGAIAKFSANPFESMTTITTRVVSQLTGDTDFASPETLVAFALGLSLFVLTLGLNVLALYIVRKYREQYD is encoded by the coding sequence ATGCCAACATTCTGGCTTGTCGTTGTCCTGCTGGCGCTTACTGCGCTTGGCTTTTGGTTCGGGCGCCGTCGCGCCTTGAACTCGGCGCAGGGAAACCCGCGCGAACTGCATTCACTGCCCGTCTATTACGGCGCCAATGTCGCCATGAGCGTTGCTATTCCAGCCCTGATCACCCTGATGATCTGGCTGTTGGCGCAGCCTCTCCTGATTGAAAATCGGGTGTCGGCAACGATCCCCGCAGAACTTATCCCTGAAAACACCAGCATTGGCCTGGTGATGAGCGACGTGCGCCGCCTGGCCGAAGGCCTGGACGAGGCTGTCCTGCAGGGGGTTATGACCAAAAGCCAGTCGATCACACTGAATACCGAAGCCAGTGATATTCGCGCGGTTCTCGGTACTGTTGGGGTTGCCCTGGGGTCTGAAGTGCGCCCCGAAGTGCTGGAGGCCGCGCAAAGCTACCGCAGGTTGTCCAGTGTGGGATCAACCGCCATGACCCTGGTCTGTCTGGTCCTGGCGCTGATTGGGTTTGGACTATCTACGCTGCGTACCACCAAAGAGTTTCGTGCCCGAAACGTTGTGGAACGCGGTGTTCTAGCGCTGCTCATTCTGGCCGCATCGCTGGCGATCCTCACCACGGTTGGCATCGTATTGTCGATGCTGTTTGAGACCATCAACTTTTTTGGCTTGCATGCCTGGAGCGACTTTTTCTTTGGCTCTACCTGGGCGCCGAACTTCCGCGGCGACAGTGAGTTGTCGATGTTGCCTTTGCTCTGGGGGACGCTCTACATCTCGGCGATTGCTTTGATGGTTGCGGTACCCATCGGACTGTTTGCCGCCATCTACCTGTCTGAATATGCCAGCTCCACGGTGCGTTCCTTTGCCAAACCGCTGCTTGAGATCCTCGCTGGGATCCCAACTATCGTCTATGGTCTTTTTGCGCTGCTGACGGTTGGTCCGCTGCTGCTCAAACTGTTCGGCCAGGGTGAAGACGGTGTGCTTGGGCTTAGCTGGATGACAGGCGCGACCTCGGTTCTGACCGCTGGGGTGGTGATGGGCATCATGCTGATCCCCTTTGTGTCCTCGCTGTCGGATGACATTATCAACGCCGTGCCGCAATCCCTGCGTGATGGCTCGCTTGGCCTTGGTGCCACCCCATCGGAAACCATCCGTCAGGTGGTTCTGCCGGCCGCGCTTCCGGGGATTGTTGGCGCCATTCTGCTGGCGGCCTCGCGCGCCATCGGCGAGACGATGATTGTGGTTATGGGGGCAGGGGCAATTGCCAAGTTCTCGGCCAACCCTTTCGAATCCATGACAACAATCACCACCCGCGTGGTCAGCCAGCTGACTGG